In Thermodesulfobacteriota bacterium, a single window of DNA contains:
- the pyrE gene encoding orotate phosphoribosyltransferase yields the protein MSEDKERLKLILRENSILHGKFVLSSGKESNFYIDARLTTLHPEGVYLIGKIFLDEIVKNPDINAVGGPTMGADPIIGSILALSNKNKHPLHGFIVRKDEKDHGTGKLIEGNLKSGDIVAIVEDVMTTGRSIFRAIDAVEKLGAIVKKVLVIVDREEGGRERVEEKGHEFFSIFQIGELLE from the coding sequence ATGTCGGAAGACAAAGAAAGGTTAAAACTAATCTTAAGAGAAAACTCCATTCTTCACGGTAAATTTGTTCTCTCTTCGGGCAAAGAAAGCAATTTTTACATTGATGCCAGGCTTACGACACTCCATCCCGAAGGTGTTTACCTGATAGGAAAAATATTCCTGGATGAAATTGTTAAAAACCCGGACATAAATGCCGTTGGTGGGCCGACAATGGGAGCGGACCCGATTATTGGTTCAATTCTGGCTCTCAGTAATAAAAACAAACATCCATTGCATGGTTTTATCGTAAGAAAAGATGAGAAGGATCACGGAACAGGGAAATTGATTGAAGGAAATCTGAAATCTGGAGATATTGTCGCAATAGTTGAAGATGTCATGACCACAGGCAGGTCAATTTTTCGGGCTATTGACGCTGTAGAAAAACTAGGGGCTATAGTAAAAAAGGTATTAGTTATAGTTGATAGAGAAGAAGGCGGAAGAGAAAGGGTCGAAGAAAAGGGTCACGAATTTTTTTCGATTTTTCAGATCGGCGAGTTGTTAGAATAA
- a CDS encoding phosphoadenylyl-sulfate reductase: MRFDQAQLNDLNSMHSDKSAEEVLKWTLDNLHPHVALASSFGAEDVVLIDMLTKINPEARIFTLDTGRLNQETYDIMDNLRSKYKIKFEVMFPNQDDVEAMVREHGMNLFYRSQANRKLCCGIRKVNPLTKILSTLDGWITGIRGDQTQNRANANKFEIDNQFGGILKANPLIDWTWDQVWDYIKANKVPYNKLHDNGYPSIGCEPCTRAVKEGEDPRAGRWWWESESDKECGLHMDHRE; encoded by the coding sequence ATGAGATTTGATCAAGCCCAATTAAATGACTTGAATAGCATGCATTCCGATAAATCTGCCGAAGAGGTTCTGAAGTGGACACTCGATAACCTTCATCCTCACGTCGCTCTGGCCTCGAGCTTCGGAGCTGAAGACGTAGTTTTGATCGACATGCTGACAAAGATAAACCCAGAGGCAAGGATATTCACGCTAGATACCGGAAGGCTCAACCAAGAGACTTATGACATTATGGACAACTTAAGAAGCAAATACAAGATTAAATTCGAAGTAATGTTCCCAAATCAGGACGACGTCGAGGCAATGGTCAGGGAGCATGGGATGAACCTTTTTTACAGATCGCAAGCAAACAGAAAGCTTTGCTGCGGGATCAGAAAGGTTAACCCGCTAACTAAAATTTTATCAACGCTCGACGGCTGGATAACCGGGATAAGGGGCGACCAAACTCAAAACAGAGCCAATGCGAACAAATTCGAAATTGATAATCAATTTGGTGGGATATTAAAGGCCAATCCGCTTATAGATTGGACATGGGATCAGGTTTGGGATTATATAAAAGCCAATAAAGTACCGTACAATAAACTCCACGATAATGGATACCCAAGCATAGGTTGTGAGCCGTGCACGAGGGCCGTCAAGGAAGGAGAAGATCCTAGAGCCGGCCGATGGTGGTGGGAAAGCGAGTCAGATAAGGAGTGCGGCCTCCACATGGATCACAGGGAATAA
- a CDS encoding ATP-binding cassette domain-containing protein, whose protein sequence is MTNLDVTVQMEGLKGLDEFKPNKIIDIRGAICPHPLNVIRDTIRNLADREILQAICDHEPTAKENAPRFCDRRGFPFKVIEQNGVWQIFIQKIEKTQPRLRVVNVSKVFRTNRGRVTALDDFNLTIHVGEFVCLLGPSGCGKSTLLNMIAGLDKPTHGEIWSNGNRVNSPGSDRVVVFQEGALFPWLTVIQ, encoded by the coding sequence ATGACTAATCTAGATGTAACTGTGCAAATGGAAGGATTAAAGGGCCTTGATGAATTCAAACCAAATAAGATTATCGATATTCGAGGTGCGATATGCCCTCACCCGCTTAATGTAATTAGGGATACAATCAGAAACCTGGCGGATAGAGAGATACTTCAGGCAATATGTGATCACGAGCCTACAGCCAAGGAAAACGCCCCTAGATTCTGCGATAGAAGGGGTTTCCCTTTCAAGGTTATCGAACAAAACGGAGTCTGGCAGATTTTCATTCAAAAGATTGAAAAAACACAGCCAAGGCTTCGGGTAGTGAATGTGTCAAAGGTATTCAGGACGAATCGTGGAAGAGTCACCGCTCTTGATGATTTTAATCTAACTATTCATGTGGGGGAATTTGTTTGTCTTTTGGGTCCTTCGGGATGTGGTAAGTCCACGCTCCTCAATATGATCGCGGGACTCGACAAACCAACGCATGGAGAAATTTGGTCAAACGGAAATCGTGTAAACTCTCCTGGTTCAGACCGTGTAGTTGTTTTTCAAGAAGGCGCTCTTTTCCCCTGGCTCACAGTTATTCAAA
- the sat gene encoding sulfate adenylyltransferase, whose product MSDIIQPHGGKLVNRLLQGKDREQALVKARSIKSIKVSSRIISDIELIAVGAFSPIEGFMGKEDYDSVIENMRLKDGLPWSIPITLPVSEEAATGFEEGEELSILDHDGNIIAILILEEKYLYDKEREAKNVYGTSDLAHPGVGVLYSQGSILLGGKISLINRPQNIEFPKYTLDPSQTREIFKNRGWRTIVAFQTRNPIHRAHEYIQKCALEMVDGLLIHPIVGETKSDDIPAHLRIKCYEELLENYYPKDRSMLAVLPTAMRYAGPKEAIFHAIVRKNYGCTHFIVGRDHAGVGNYYGTYDAHKIFDSFNHDEIGITPLFFDHAFYCKRCNGMATTKTCPCPPENHVHLSGTKVRELLKNKQQLPLEFTRPEVAKILMEAYGNQ is encoded by the coding sequence ATGTCTGATATAATCCAACCCCATGGTGGAAAACTGGTAAACAGATTACTTCAAGGGAAAGATAGAGAACAAGCCCTCGTAAAGGCGAGAAGTATTAAAAGTATCAAAGTTTCTTCCAGAATAATTTCGGACATAGAGCTAATAGCAGTTGGGGCTTTCAGTCCCATTGAAGGATTCATGGGAAAAGAAGACTACGATAGTGTAATTGAAAATATGAGGCTTAAGGATGGACTTCCATGGAGCATTCCAATTACACTTCCTGTGTCAGAAGAAGCGGCGACCGGCTTTGAAGAGGGTGAAGAATTGTCGATTCTTGACCATGATGGAAATATAATTGCAATACTCATCCTTGAGGAAAAATATCTCTATGATAAAGAAAGGGAAGCAAAAAATGTTTATGGAACCAGTGACTTAGCTCACCCTGGAGTAGGTGTGCTTTATAGCCAGGGTAGTATTCTTTTAGGTGGAAAGATAAGCCTTATCAACAGACCACAGAATATTGAATTTCCAAAGTATACATTGGACCCCTCACAAACGAGAGAGATATTTAAAAATAGAGGATGGAGAACCATTGTAGCTTTCCAAACAAGGAACCCAATACACCGCGCCCACGAATATATACAGAAATGTGCACTAGAGATGGTTGACGGTCTGTTAATCCACCCGATTGTGGGCGAAACAAAATCGGACGATATACCGGCTCACCTACGGATAAAATGCTATGAAGAACTGTTAGAGAATTACTATCCAAAGGATAGAAGTATGCTCGCAGTTCTTCCGACTGCGATGAGATACGCAGGTCCTAAGGAGGCTATCTTTCATGCGATCGTGAGAAAAAACTACGGATGCACGCATTTCATCGTAGGTCGCGATCACGCAGGGGTCGGCAACTATTATGGAACCTATGACGCCCATAAGATCTTCGATAGTTTTAATCATGATGAAATTGGCATCACGCCGTTGTTTTTTGATCATGCATTCTATTGCAAGAGATGTAACGGAATGGCAACGACAAAAACCTGTCCCTGTCCACCTGAAAATCACGTCCACCTGAGCGGCACGAAGGTTAGGGAATTGCTTAAGAATAAACAGCAATTGCCTCTGGAGTTTACTAGACCGGAGGTGGCAAAGATTTTGATGGAAGCCTATGGTAATCAATGA
- a CDS encoding anion permease gives MEFVLPIAIVLSVFLAVNIGANNSAASMATAYGAGARSKREAIILIAVFALLGALIAGTPVIKTLGKDLVPESVLSSNLGLVFVVLIIGIIFISWANIMRVPVATTHAVVCAIAGVGLYSHALNGTKFLEIVIWWIITPFVAWSLNYSIGRFLYFKTLRFLTNRYSERSINRILSFFLTISGIFVAFSAGANNSANAVGPLVGMGLINAFSGAIIAGVAMGIGAILLGGRILETVGKEITEICVLRAISVEFTGATLLLIASIFGIPVSLAEIITSGIIGFSCAQRGFPATAQNRHVARIAFFWFVVPFIAIGLSYMLSSIYFKYDIGAIIGRNF, from the coding sequence TTGGAGTTCGTACTCCCGATCGCTATAGTTTTATCTGTTTTTCTGGCTGTCAATATCGGTGCTAACAATTCAGCCGCATCCATGGCCACAGCATATGGCGCAGGTGCTAGATCTAAAAGGGAAGCAATAATCCTTATCGCGGTCTTCGCTTTGCTGGGGGCTCTGATTGCGGGCACTCCTGTTATAAAGACACTGGGGAAGGATTTGGTCCCTGAGTCAGTCCTTTCCTCGAATCTGGGTCTAGTCTTCGTGGTTCTCATAATTGGAATAATTTTTATTTCCTGGGCGAATATAATGCGCGTCCCCGTCGCAACTACGCACGCGGTCGTCTGCGCTATTGCTGGCGTTGGCCTTTATTCACACGCTTTAAATGGAACAAAATTTTTAGAGATAGTCATTTGGTGGATAATAACTCCTTTTGTCGCGTGGTCGTTAAATTACTCCATCGGAAGATTTTTATATTTTAAGACTCTCAGATTTCTCACTAATCGCTATTCAGAAAGATCAATAAATAGAATTTTATCCTTTTTCCTTACGATTTCAGGAATCTTTGTGGCCTTTTCGGCTGGTGCCAATAACTCTGCAAATGCTGTAGGGCCCTTAGTTGGTATGGGACTTATCAATGCATTCTCCGGCGCTATAATTGCAGGTGTCGCCATGGGCATAGGTGCAATACTACTTGGCGGCAGGATTCTTGAAACCGTTGGTAAGGAGATAACTGAGATATGTGTTCTAAGGGCGATTTCAGTTGAATTTACCGGTGCTACGCTACTTCTTATCGCCTCAATATTTGGAATACCGGTTTCACTAGCTGAAATCATAACTTCTGGTATAATAGGTTTTTCCTGTGCACAGAGAGGGTTCCCCGCTACGGCCCAAAATAGACATGTGGCGCGCATAGCGTTTTTCTGGTTTGTTGTGCCTTTTATCGCTATTGGATTGAGTTACATGCTCTCTTCAATATATTTCAAGTATGATATCGGAGCTATCATAGGCAGAAACTTTTAG
- a CDS encoding ABC transporter substrate-binding protein, with translation MKRLFVTLLADLALGLLFLGLSAVAKDSNITIRAGHFANVTHAQGVIGQGNGWFEKAFGDNTEVDWKIFNAGPSAIEALFAGQLDLAYIGPNPAINGFVKSKGEALRIVSGAASGGAGLVVRADSGIKAIKDFDGKKIASPQLGNTQDVALRGWLKEKGFEAKEKGGTVQVIPLANPDQLTLFLKKDIDGAWTVEPWVSRLIFEGGGKLFLDEREIWPGGEFVTTHLIVSTKFLKEHPEIVKKWIKAHVELTQWISKNPEEAKKILNEEIKRETGKALPQDVLDASMQRIDITYDPIASSLFKSANTAFELGFLGREQPDLSNIYDLTLLNEVLTEKGLRPITLDITKK, from the coding sequence ATGAAGCGTCTATTTGTGACATTATTAGCAGATTTAGCTCTTGGATTATTATTTTTGGGATTGTCAGCAGTTGCAAAGGACTCCAATATAACTATCCGTGCAGGCCATTTTGCAAATGTGACACATGCTCAGGGAGTTATAGGACAGGGGAATGGATGGTTTGAGAAGGCTTTTGGAGACAACACAGAGGTTGATTGGAAGATATTTAATGCTGGTCCGTCGGCAATCGAGGCATTGTTTGCCGGGCAGCTTGATCTTGCTTATATAGGTCCCAATCCAGCTATTAACGGCTTTGTTAAATCTAAAGGCGAGGCTCTTCGCATTGTCAGTGGAGCGGCAAGTGGCGGAGCAGGGCTGGTGGTTAGGGCAGATTCAGGGATAAAAGCTATAAAGGATTTCGATGGTAAAAAGATAGCCTCGCCACAGTTGGGTAACACTCAGGACGTAGCACTCCGAGGATGGCTTAAAGAAAAAGGTTTTGAAGCAAAGGAAAAAGGTGGCACGGTGCAGGTGATCCCACTTGCTAACCCTGACCAATTGACGCTGTTTCTAAAAAAAGACATTGACGGAGCATGGACTGTCGAACCATGGGTCTCTAGGCTTATATTCGAGGGTGGCGGCAAGCTTTTTCTGGATGAAAGAGAAATCTGGCCCGGAGGAGAATTTGTTACTACCCACCTTATTGTAAGCACAAAGTTTTTAAAGGAACATCCGGAAATTGTAAAAAAATGGATAAAAGCCCACGTGGAACTTACACAGTGGATAAGCAAAAATCCAGAAGAGGCAAAAAAGATACTTAACGAAGAAATTAAGAGGGAGACGGGTAAAGCCCTGCCTCAAGACGTTCTTGATGCGTCAATGCAACGGATAGATATTACCTACGACCCTATTGCCAGCTCTCTATTCAAGTCTGCAAACACAGCATTTGAACTGGGATTCCTGGGCAGGGAGCAGCCAGACCTGTCAAACATTTACGATCTTACTTTACTGAATGAGGTGCTTACGGAAAAAGGTCTCCGACCTATAACACTGGATATCACGAAAAAATGA
- a CDS encoding sigma-54 dependent transcriptional regulator — protein MRGKVILLSTDIKFIKELELIIPSGIELSSQSNIEKARGADVIFLDVDSIGISCLNTLKDGSFVIVVTSQRGARYLVESMTFGAFDCLFRPFDHSNVLEILNRALGIRSELRSRLIQFHGDIEGSSVTCAIVGDSPVLQEVCKLIGQIGRVDVPVLITGESGTGKDLVAESIWKVSTRWEKRFVVINCAAIPETLLEAELFGYEKGAFTGASNPRIGKFEEADGGIIFLDEIGDMPLSLQSKVLRVLQNKTFNRLGDNKEITVDIRIIAATNKDLEDMVREGKFREDLYFRINVVKVHLPALSERKEDIPLLVECFTRRHSSQVGREILGTTGRFLETLMEYDWPGNIRELENTIRKAIAFTKTPYLTSYELKLENALSFSQVSSTDSYVEPLRSSVRGMLNSSGTNGNIYNNILKEAERVLLEEAMNTSGWNQSKAARLLGINRLTLRRKLEEYNITFPKSLV, from the coding sequence ATGCGAGGGAAAGTAATATTATTATCTACCGACATTAAATTTATTAAGGAACTGGAACTTATTATACCCAGTGGTATAGAGTTATCCAGTCAAAGTAATATTGAAAAAGCGCGGGGCGCGGATGTGATTTTCCTGGATGTTGATAGTATAGGCATTAGTTGTCTTAATACGCTAAAGGATGGTTCATTTGTAATCGTTGTTACGTCCCAAAGGGGGGCGAGGTATCTTGTAGAATCAATGACATTTGGCGCTTTTGATTGTCTGTTTAGACCCTTTGATCATTCAAATGTATTGGAAATTCTAAACCGCGCTTTAGGGATAAGATCCGAACTCAGAAGCAGACTAATTCAGTTCCATGGAGATATCGAGGGCAGCAGTGTCACTTGCGCAATCGTCGGTGACTCCCCGGTTCTTCAAGAGGTATGTAAGCTTATAGGGCAGATTGGGAGAGTGGACGTACCGGTGCTTATCACTGGAGAAAGTGGAACAGGAAAGGACCTGGTTGCCGAGTCGATTTGGAAGGTAAGTACCAGATGGGAAAAGCGATTCGTGGTAATAAATTGTGCTGCGATTCCCGAAACGCTTCTTGAAGCAGAGCTATTTGGTTATGAGAAGGGCGCTTTTACTGGGGCTAGTAACCCGCGTATTGGAAAATTTGAGGAAGCTGATGGTGGGATAATCTTTCTGGATGAAATAGGAGACATGCCTCTTTCCTTACAGTCAAAGGTACTCAGGGTACTTCAGAATAAGACCTTTAACAGGCTTGGAGATAACAAGGAAATTACGGTAGATATAAGGATAATAGCGGCAACGAATAAAGACTTGGAGGATATGGTTCGTGAGGGAAAGTTCAGGGAGGATCTATATTTTCGAATCAATGTCGTAAAGGTTCATCTTCCAGCTCTAAGCGAGAGGAAAGAAGATATTCCGCTGCTTGTGGAATGTTTCACTCGCCGTCATAGCAGCCAAGTCGGAAGGGAAATACTTGGGACTACCGGGAGATTTTTAGAGACGTTGATGGAATATGACTGGCCTGGAAACATAAGAGAACTTGAAAATACTATTCGTAAGGCAATTGCCTTTACCAAAACGCCCTATCTGACTTCTTATGAATTAAAACTGGAAAATGCTCTTTCATTCTCACAAGTCAGTTCGACTGATTCATATGTCGAACCACTTCGTAGTTCAGTAAGAGGAATGCTAAACTCAAGTGGGACTAATGGAAACATTTACAATAATATCCTAAAAGAAGCTGAGAGGGTTTTACTTGAGGAGGCAATGAATACAAGTGGCTGGAACCAGTCAAAAGCTGCCAGACTTCTGGGCATTAATCGCCTGACCCTCCGTAGAAAGCTCGAAGAGTATAATATAACGTTTCCTAAGAGCTTGGTTTGA
- a CDS encoding HU family DNA-binding protein translates to MAKSKAITKSEIASHISEKSGLTKRTASQILDDLAALAYKEARKNGEFTFPGLGKLVLARRKARKGRNPATGELIKIPAKRVVKFRVAKACKDSILGS, encoded by the coding sequence ATGGCAAAAAGTAAAGCGATAACAAAGTCTGAGATTGCTTCACATATTTCTGAGAAAAGCGGTTTAACGAAAAGGACCGCTTCTCAGATTCTGGATGACTTGGCAGCCCTTGCGTATAAAGAGGCCAGAAAGAATGGCGAGTTCACTTTCCCAGGGCTTGGTAAACTGGTTCTAGCAAGAAGAAAAGCAAGAAAGGGAAGAAATCCCGCAACCGGTGAATTAATAAAAATTCCCGCTAAGAGAGTTGTTAAGTTCAGAGTAGCAAAAGCCTGTAAAGATTCTATTCTTGGAAGTTGA